GAGACGGTCTCGAATCTGCACAGGAGGACTTGGACCAGTTCGCTTCTCAAATCGCGCGCGATGTAAAGGAACCGGTTCGCATTAAAGTCGATGTCGGTGCAGTGGACATCCTTACCTTCGAGGCAATAGATCGTCCAAACTAATTGCCAATTCTTACAATTCATACCGGACGGTTTTTTGGATACTGGTACATTCTGTGTACGAGCTCAAATTGAGTTGCAGTTCTGCTAAACAGCAATTTAAAGAAGTGGCGCCAAGCCACGCCATAGAAAGTCTGCCAATGATCGACCTGCTCGCTTATATCGGTGGCATTTTTGCGATGATCAGTTTTTTCCCGCAAATCCTGAAGGCACTGGTCACCAAGTCGACCGACGACATATCTTGGATGATGCTGGCGACAACACTCATTAGCGTTGTAGCATACGAGATTTATGCAATCGCTCTTGGGCTTTTACCCGTTGTTATCATGAACGCCATCTTCTTGGTCACGGTGGTCCTCATGATGATTCTCAAGTACAGATTTGATAGTCTTCGGCCTAAACTAGCCTTTCAACATAAGGCTAGCGAATGACCGTTCAGGGCCGAAAATGGTCCTTGTTCAGCGAATGTTGGGCGATGTAAAACGCCTGACTTTCCGGCTCGATTCGAAATCCGCAAACCCATTTCGGGTCGAGGTGAAGCTCATGTCGCAACAACTTGGACAGATTGTCGATTTCTGTCTAAGTCGTTGTAATTTTTGAAGACAGCTGGATGCCAGCCCAACGCTTCGCGAAGTCTTATGCTCCTCGCGAACCTTTCTACGCTTCCCTATACCTATCCGGCGGTGGCGGTCGCAAAAGGTGTCTTTGCCTTGCGAAGCAGGGACGACGCAAGCAGCTTCAGATTGCTGCTTTCCTCCGCCACGAAGAACGGGTCCGCATAGAACGTCGCGCCGGCCTGCCGGGCGACGTCCCGTGTCGCTTCGACATGGGAGGGTGCACCTGCGGAATAGATCACGTGGTCCGGTGTCAGCTCCCCGAGCAATTCGTAGGGCCGGGCCGCCATGACGGTGTCGCCGTCTCCATCGCTCGCCGTCAACGTTACGGAAACACCGCGGTTGCGAAGCCAGCGGACGGCATCGCGCATGTAAAGGCCGTCCCGTGTTCTGGAACCGACGATCAGTCTGAGGTCCCGGTCCGGCTGACCGAGGATGGCGGCCACTGCGATCGCCCAGATCGGCGCGAACCCGGTTCCGGTCGATGTAAGCACCATCGGTTCGGGCTGGCGCCGCAAAAACCCGTTACCGAACGGGCCGCGCAGCTTGACCTTGTGCCCCGGCGCGATCTCCGTGCCGAGTTTCGAGGACACGATGCTGTTGGGATACACCTTGATGTGAAAGACGACCACGTCCTCTTCCGCATCGAGGTTGAGCGGCGTGGTCGGGCTGTAGTCCCGTGCCGGGTAGCCGGAAAACGTCGCCCGAAGGTATTGCCCGGGCAACCAGGTGACCGGCCTGACCGTCTTGACCCGGACCTCCAGATAGTCGTCCTTGATCGTGCGGATGCTCGCGACCGTGCCTTTCACCGTCTTCACGATTGGCACCGGGTCGTACGAAATCTCCGCGTCGCCTTCCAGAACGGCGAGACATCCCAGAACGGTACTTTTTTCTTCCGTCCCGAAGGCATCGACGTTTCCGTTGAGCACGCGCACGCGACAGGTCTCGCATTGCCCCGAGCAGCAGTCATGCGGCAGGACCAGCCGACCGCCGAGCCCCGCGTCAATCAGTGTGTCGCCGACATTCGCCTTTATCTTCTTTCCGTTGATGGTAACGGTGCAGGTGCTTTTCGACATGAGGGGTGTCCGTGCTGGTGCGTTGCTTTGTCAGTTGAATGTCAGGCGAACCGGCCGGGAATGGCGCGTGTGCCGGGTCTGATTGTGATCGAACACGGAGAGCCAGACGAAAAGACCGTCTTCCATGGGCAGATCCTGGTGGTTTCCCGTGTCCATGTCCCTGATCACTTCAAGCGTCCAGAAGCCGTCCTGCCATTTGGCGCCGCCGTCGAGGTCGGCACGGCTGCCCAGATATTCACCCGTGATCAGAACGCCGGGAATGACGGTGCCGATCGGGATATCAGCGTCTATTTCCTCCGAATAAGGAACGCTCTCGGCATCGAACATCCACCACTGCGACCCTTCGTCGTCCGTTGCTTCGATCGACAGGTCGAGATGCCCCATCAACTTTGCCGTCTCGACGTAGTCGGCAGGCAGGCGCAGGACATCCACCGTGCCCTCGTAGTTGGATCCCGGCTGTTTCTTGTAGTTGTAAACGTAGAACGACTTGCCCTCGTCCGCGCCGTACCCGGCGCTGTAGCGCTTCTTGCCGGCGACCTGGGCTTCATTCGGTTCGATCGGTGTGCCGAACCACATGTCGTCGACCTTGCCCAGCATGCCGCCGCGCGCGGCCTTCCACTGCCAGACATCGATGAGACTGCCGTCGGTCGTGTAGTGCAGGCCGCGTTTGTGCAGGGAAGCCGGCTTGTCGCCCAGGGGCTTGGGACCCATATGCGTGGAATCGCCGCCGCCAAACGCGTCCGTTTTCGAAAAGGCGACCGAGAACTTGTCTTCGTAATAATCCGTCTCGTCGGAAATGTCGGCCCGGTTGTTGAGCATCCTCCAACCGTCCTCTTTCTTGACGAGTGGGTGCCTTTTCAGGGACCGGTTCGCATCTTCCCATCGGAATGCAAAGGCAATCTTGTTACCGACCTGTGCCGCGCGAACCTCGACGGTGGATTCGCCCGTACCTTCCAGCCCGGCGCCCTGATGCGTGCGGACGAAGACCGGCCGCGCGTCCTGCCACGCAGCATCATCGAGCACGCCGTCGAGTTTCGGAAGCGCCGATGCCTGAGTGACATAAAGATCGCCGCGGGTGCCGAAATCGAGCGCAACGGCGGCGGCGATCACCACGGCGCCGAGTGCCAGCGATTTCAGCAGCGGATGACGCCCCATTCCGGGGAAATACCTGAGAGGTTGCGGCCTGAACAGGCGCAGAAGTTGAGCGAGGCCACCATAGAAATAATGCAGGACGACATGCGCCACGATGTAGCCCAGGACGGTCAGTGCGGAGATGTAATGCACGGTCACCCACAGGCCGCCATGTCCGAGATAGAGGAGAACACCCGTCGCGGTGAGCGTGAGAACGGCGCCGAACAGGATCCAGTACGCGATGACGTTGACGGCGGCGATGCGCAGCTTGTTGCTCGCCGGGAGAGACAGAACAACGATTTTCTTGGAGGAGATGCGCCGCTTCAGCCGCGCCGCCGACATGTAGGCCGCATAGGCAAATATCAGCGCCAGCACAAACACCGCCGACAGATAGTGCCAAGTCCAGATCTCGCCCTGGGGCAGGATCGGTTCGAACATCTTGGAGAACCAGGCACCCTCTGCATCCGCAGACAATCTCAGTCCGGTAACGAGACTGGTTACGATCGCGACGACCAGCGTCCAGTGAAGCAGGATCGTGCCAAGGTCACTTCGTACAACAGCTTTTTTGTCGTCGGGGCCGCCGGAAGACTGGCCCGTTTGTTCGCGGTGCGGACTTGAAAACTTGCGTTCTGTCGAGGTTGGCGGCGGGGTAAGTTCCAGGCTGTGATCGTTGGCTTGGTCCGTCAATTTGCTCTCCACACACGCAGCAATAGCAAGAATCCTGGAAACATCCGGATTCGAGCAAAACCGATTTTTTTCTATAGCAGCAAGTTAACAGAACATTAATTCAACAAAAAAAGAAATAGAAAAGTGAAGAGCATGCCCAAGAATATGCAAACCAGAATTTAATGAATGCATTGTCTGAGTTCTGGAATTACCTATGGGAAGTTATAACCAATAATTGTATATGAGGTTGTATTTGTTTCTGGAGAAATGACTATAGTTTTGACGTGATTTGTGTGAATACATCTGTTTTTCTGCGCGAACTCCGGGTTGGAACTTTCCGTTTTGACAACATCCTGCAGGGCAGATGCGGCGAACGCCGGATGCGGCAATCGCTGCCGTGTTGACCGGAAAGTCGAGGTGTCCGGGACCGCGCAGCGGGAGGGGTGCATATTCGGGCATCGCCTGCGCGACCAGGCACGTTTTGGAAATGATCCAGGTCATACACGTGTCGTCGTTTCTCGGTTAACTTCGTTCAGGTTGATGTCTGAAGTATCTGGTTTTGGTGCCCCAGGTTGTATCGAAACTCCAATGGTGCCTAAGATATCGCTCCAGGGTGGGGTCTGAAGAGTTCCTGGACCGCTCACCCAAGGATTGAGTTTCAACGCTTTTCATCTCCGAGGGAGTATCAATGCTCGTCTCTCATACCCGCATTGTCGACATTGTAGGCGACATCATCCGGATAAAGGTGTCGGCATCCGGATCCGACTCGGAGGGGCGGCCGTGTCTGGGGGATCTCGCACTGGTGGAAACGGGCGAGGGTGCATCGTCGCTGGCCCAGGTGATCAACATCGAATCCGACATGGTATCGCTGCAGGTCAATTCCGGTACCAAGGGCCTTGCCAACAATGCGTCCGTCCGTTTTCTCGGAGAAGCCGCCAAGGTCACGTATTCCGACAATATTCTTGGCCGCGTGTTTGACGGCGCGGGCCATCCGATCGATCAGGGCCCGGATCTGTCAAGCGACCCGACCGTGCCCATCGGCGGACCGTCCGCCAATCCCATGAAGCGTGTCCTTGCATCCCGCATGATCCGCACGGATGTGCCGATGATCGATATCTTCAATTGCCTGGTTGAAAGCCAGAAAATCCCGATTTTTTCCGTGTCCGGTGAACCTTACAACCCGTTTCTGGCGCGTATCGGAATCCAGGCGGACGCAGATATCGTCGTCTTCGGTGGTCTTGGACTGATTTTCGATGACTATGCTTTTTTCAGAAAGCAGTTCGAGGATGCGGGCGTCTTTCCGCGCACGGTGATGTTCATCAACCAGGCATCCGATCCCGTCGTGGAACGGCTGCAGGTTCCCGACATGGCCCTGGCGGTCGCGGAAAAATTTGCCGTTGAGGAAGGCAAGCGCGTGCTTGTGCTCCTGACGGACATGACTGCCTTCGCCGATGCCATGAAGGAAGTGTCGATCGCCATGGAGCGGGTGCCCGCGAACAGGGGATATCCGGGAGATCTCTACTCCCAGCTTGCACGGCGTTACGAAAAGGCGTGTGACTTCAAAGGGTCCGGTTCCGTGACCATCCTCACGGTGACGACCATGCCAGGTAACGACGTCACGCATCCCGTCCCGGACAACACCGGCTACATTACCGAAGGACAGTTCTATCTCCACAGCGGTGTCATCGATCCCTTCGGCTCGCTGTCCCGTTTGAAACAGCACGTGATCGGCAAGGTCACCCGCGAAGATCACAACCAGATCATGAACACGATGATCCGCTTCTATTCCGGTGCCCGCGATGCTGAACAGAAGCAGACCATGGCCTTCGAGCTTTCGGACTATGACCACCAGCTGCTCAAGTTCGGCGCCCTCTTCCGCAAGCGGTTCATGGATATCGAGGTGTCCAGGCCTCTCGAAGAAGCCCTCGACCTGTGCTGGCAGACGCTCGCCGAATGCTTTGAACCGGAACAGCTCCTCATGAAACAGGGGCTGATCGACAAGTATTTTCCGAAAGAGACTTCGCAGACAGTCGGGACCGATGACGAGGCGGTCGCCTGATGGCCCGGCTCGCGCTGAACAAGTCCTCGCTTGCCCGGGAGAGCACACAGCTTGCCGAATACCGGCGTTTCCTGCCGTCCCTGGAACTGAAGCGCCTGCAGATCATGGCAGAGCGCGCCAGGGCGAAGGAGACCCTTGCCCGGCTCGAACGCGATTATGAGCAGCGGTTCACGGATCTTGCGGCGTCCTTGCCGATGATCGCAAACAATCACGTTCCGCTTGAAGGGCTGGTGACGCTGAAGCAGGCCGAGCGCGGTGAGCAGAACC
This region of uncultured Roseibium sp. genomic DNA includes:
- a CDS encoding PQ-loop domain-containing transporter, which codes for MIDLLAYIGGIFAMISFFPQILKALVTKSTDDISWMMLATTLISVVAYEIYAIALGLLPVVIMNAIFLVTVVLMMILKYRFDSLRPKLAFQHKASE
- a CDS encoding 2Fe-2S iron-sulfur cluster-binding protein, translated to MSKSTCTVTINGKKIKANVGDTLIDAGLGGRLVLPHDCCSGQCETCRVRVLNGNVDAFGTEEKSTVLGCLAVLEGDAEISYDPVPIVKTVKGTVASIRTIKDDYLEVRVKTVRPVTWLPGQYLRATFSGYPARDYSPTTPLNLDAEEDVVVFHIKVYPNSIVSSKLGTEIAPGHKVKLRGPFGNGFLRRQPEPMVLTSTGTGFAPIWAIAVAAILGQPDRDLRLIVGSRTRDGLYMRDAVRWLRNRGVSVTLTASDGDGDTVMAARPYELLGELTPDHVIYSAGAPSHVEATRDVARQAGATFYADPFFVAEESSNLKLLASSLLRKAKTPFATATAG
- a CDS encoding V-type ATP synthase subunit B gives rise to the protein MLVSHTRIVDIVGDIIRIKVSASGSDSEGRPCLGDLALVETGEGASSLAQVINIESDMVSLQVNSGTKGLANNASVRFLGEAAKVTYSDNILGRVFDGAGHPIDQGPDLSSDPTVPIGGPSANPMKRVLASRMIRTDVPMIDIFNCLVESQKIPIFSVSGEPYNPFLARIGIQADADIVVFGGLGLIFDDYAFFRKQFEDAGVFPRTVMFINQASDPVVERLQVPDMALAVAEKFAVEEGKRVLVLLTDMTAFADAMKEVSIAMERVPANRGYPGDLYSQLARRYEKACDFKGSGSVTILTVTTMPGNDVTHPVPDNTGYITEGQFYLHSGVIDPFGSLSRLKQHVIGKVTREDHNQIMNTMIRFYSGARDAEQKQTMAFELSDYDHQLLKFGALFRKRFMDIEVSRPLEEALDLCWQTLAECFEPEQLLMKQGLIDKYFPKETSQTVGTDDEAVA
- a CDS encoding ethylbenzene dehydrogenase-related protein, with protein sequence MTDQANDHSLELTPPPTSTERKFSSPHREQTGQSSGGPDDKKAVVRSDLGTILLHWTLVVAIVTSLVTGLRLSADAEGAWFSKMFEPILPQGEIWTWHYLSAVFVLALIFAYAAYMSAARLKRRISSKKIVVLSLPASNKLRIAAVNVIAYWILFGAVLTLTATGVLLYLGHGGLWVTVHYISALTVLGYIVAHVVLHYFYGGLAQLLRLFRPQPLRYFPGMGRHPLLKSLALGAVVIAAAVALDFGTRGDLYVTQASALPKLDGVLDDAAWQDARPVFVRTHQGAGLEGTGESTVEVRAAQVGNKIAFAFRWEDANRSLKRHPLVKKEDGWRMLNNRADISDETDYYEDKFSVAFSKTDAFGGGDSTHMGPKPLGDKPASLHKRGLHYTTDGSLIDVWQWKAARGGMLGKVDDMWFGTPIEPNEAQVAGKKRYSAGYGADEGKSFYVYNYKKQPGSNYEGTVDVLRLPADYVETAKLMGHLDLSIEATDDEGSQWWMFDAESVPYSEEIDADIPIGTVIPGVLITGEYLGSRADLDGGAKWQDGFWTLEVIRDMDTGNHQDLPMEDGLFVWLSVFDHNQTRHTRHSRPVRLTFN